A region of Paenibacillus sp. JNUCC-31 DNA encodes the following proteins:
- a CDS encoding YycC family protein, whose translation MKPLQVSADTAVKLAESLGVPLEHLMHMPQHILMQKIAELAKEEAAKAAPKEGEQE comes from the coding sequence ATGAAACCTTTACAAGTCTCGGCTGACACAGCCGTCAAATTAGCAGAATCTCTGGGTGTTCCCCTCGAACATCTGATGCATATGCCGCAGCATATCCTGATGCAGAAAATTGCCGAACTGGCTAAAGAGGAAGCAGCTAAGGCTGCGCCTAAAGAAGGCGAGCAGGAATGA